The Chryseolinea soli nucleotide sequence ATCCTGGCCCAACTCCTGCTGAAACATGTGCAGGAGATCTCTCCCCTGGAAGGCAAGCTCGTCAAGGTGTCGCTCGACAAACTTTCGCCCTTGCAAAGCGAAGTGACGCTGGATTGTGAGTTGAAGGACCTCAAAAAGAAATGCATCATCCTGGTGGACGATGTGCTCAACACTGGTCGAACGTTTGCGTATGGCATGAAGCCCTTCCTGAACATCGAAGTAAAGAAGATCGAAACCGCCGTGTTGGTAAACCGGAGTCACACTTTGTTTCCCATCTATCCGCAATACACCGGCTATGAGCTGGCCACCACCATCAAAGATCACGTGGAGGTAAACCTGGGCAAGGAAACCGCCGTGTACTTACTGGATTAACTCCCTAGCCCATTCCACCACAACCTCGAGAACATGTCTATC carries:
- a CDS encoding phosphoribosyltransferase family protein yields the protein MVSEKTLILDARQVQEKIKRMAFEIYEHNFKEKNVVIAGIDGQGYILAQLLLKHVQEISPLEGKLVKVSLDKLSPLQSEVTLDCELKDLKKKCIILVDDVLNTGRTFAYGMKPFLNIEVKKIETAVLVNRSHTLFPIYPQYTGYELATTIKDHVEVNLGKETAVYLLD